CCCGGCAGATAGGCCTGCATCTCACGCTGTCTGGCCCGCCACGGGAACATGTTCTCGACGGCGATGCGCACATCGGTCTCGTCGCCGCGAGCGCGAATGCCCTCGACGAAACCGTCGGCATACTCCCGCTGCCAACGAAACGGTGGATGGACCACGACGGTCTCGGCACCGACCTGCTCGGCCAACTCGATCGAGTTGTCGACCTTGTCCCACGGCTCGGTTCCCCAGATACGCTGCGTCAGCAACAGCGTCGGGGCGTGGATGGACACCACCGGCAGCCCGTAGTGGTCGACCAGGTTGCTGAGCGCGCCGGCCTCCTGACTGACCGGATCGGTCCAGATCATCACCTCGATGCCGTCATAGCCGAGCCGTTCGGCCAGATCGAAGGCTCCCACGACGCCGACGGGATAGACCGACGAGGTCGACAACGCCACGCGGCCTCCCGGCACCCGGACACCCCGCCGGGCCTCCCCGGTCATGAGTCGAGCCAGTCCAGCCGGCGCAGGATCACGCCTTCGCGCAGCGCCCACGGGCACAGATCCAGCCGGGGCACATCGAGCAGGTCCATCGCAGCCTCGACGACGATCGCGCCGGCGAGCAGCTGTCGGGACCGACTCACCGAAACCCCTGGCAACTCAGCGCGTTCGGCCGCCGACATCACCGACAGTTGCGGCACGAGTTCGGCGAGCGCGCTGCGGTCGAGACTGCGATCGACATACGGGCCCTGACCGCTGGGAGCCGCTCCACACAATCGGGCCAGCGACCGAATCGTCTTGCTGGTGCCCACGATCCGGTCGGGCACACCGACCTTCGCCAGGTCGCGCA
The window above is part of the Rudaeicoccus suwonensis genome. Proteins encoded here:
- a CDS encoding sugar phosphate isomerase/epimerase family protein yields the protein MTGEARRGVRVPGGRVALSTSSVYPVGVVGAFDLAERLGYDGIEVMIWTDPVSQEAGALSNLVDHYGLPVVSIHAPTLLLTQRIWGTEPWDKVDNSIELAEQVGAETVVVHPPFRWQREYADGFVEGIRARGDETDVRIAVENMFPWRARQREMQAYLPGWDPVEQDYRHVTLDLSHTATAGADALAMQEALGDRLAHVHLADGSGSFKDEHLVPGRGTQPCAEFLERLAGDGYTGDIVLEVGTRKLTADQREVDLAEALAFARLHFAAAPG